In a single window of the Paenibacillus sp. MMS20-IR301 genome:
- a CDS encoding glycoside hydrolase family 5 protein, protein MLVQMKKSGIHCLALVLLASVVFGGWNGRAAAASPITSDFRSLQASQIVSEMGAGWNLGNQLEASVNGTPGETAWGNPTVTPELIKKVKAAGFKTIRIPVSYLNYIGSAPGYTVNSAWLDRVKAVVDYAYNEGLYVVINIHGDGYNSVQGGWLLVNGSNQTVIKQKYQKVWQQIADKFVNYDERLIFESMNEVFDGSYSNPNSAYYANLNAYNQIFVDTVRQTSGNNSARWLLVPGWNTNIDYTAGNYGFVLPTDTYRSTTIPASEKRIMISAHYYSPWDFAGEESGNITQWGASATNPSKKSTWGQEDYLISQLQSMYNKFVTQGYPVVIGEFGSIDKSAYDSSSNVYRAAYAKAVTAAAKTYKAVPIYWDNGYNGQHGFGLFNRTNNTVTQQGIINAIMQGMQ, encoded by the coding sequence ATGTTAGTCCAAATGAAAAAAAGCGGAATCCACTGTCTAGCACTAGTATTACTGGCTTCAGTTGTCTTTGGCGGATGGAACGGGCGCGCAGCTGCGGCATCACCTATTACATCAGACTTCAGATCCTTGCAGGCCTCGCAGATCGTCAGCGAGATGGGAGCCGGATGGAATCTGGGCAATCAGCTTGAGGCATCGGTAAATGGTACACCCGGCGAGACAGCATGGGGGAACCCTACTGTAACTCCCGAACTAATCAAAAAGGTGAAAGCAGCAGGATTCAAAACAATTCGTATTCCGGTTTCCTATTTGAATTACATTGGAAGCGCTCCCGGATATACGGTCAATTCGGCATGGCTGGATCGTGTGAAAGCAGTTGTTGATTACGCCTATAATGAAGGCTTGTATGTGGTCATTAATATTCACGGGGATGGTTACAATTCCGTTCAGGGCGGATGGCTTTTAGTCAATGGCAGCAACCAGACTGTCATCAAACAGAAGTATCAGAAGGTATGGCAGCAGATTGCCGACAAATTTGTCAATTACGACGAGCGGCTTATCTTTGAGTCGATGAACGAAGTGTTTGACGGCAGCTATAGCAATCCGAATTCGGCATATTACGCCAACCTTAATGCGTACAATCAAATCTTCGTGGATACGGTCAGACAGACAAGCGGCAACAATAGCGCCAGATGGCTGCTGGTTCCGGGCTGGAACACGAATATCGACTACACGGCCGGCAATTACGGATTTGTGCTTCCTACCGATACCTACAGATCGACTACAATTCCTGCTTCGGAAAAAAGAATCATGATCTCCGCCCACTACTATTCCCCGTGGGATTTTGCGGGCGAGGAATCAGGGAACATTACACAGTGGGGAGCGTCAGCCACGAATCCTTCCAAAAAATCAACCTGGGGACAAGAGGATTATCTCATTTCGCAGCTCCAGTCCATGTACAATAAATTTGTTACCCAAGGCTACCCTGTAGTGATCGGAGAATTCGGTTCGATTGATAAATCCGCCTATGATTCAAGCAGTAACGTGTATCGTGCAGCTTATGCCAAAGCCGTAACGGCGGCAGCCAAGACCTACAAAGCGGTACCGATCTATTGGGATAACGGCTACAACGGCCAGCACGGGTTCGGTTTGTTCAACCGTACGAATAACACCGTAACCCAGCAAGGTATAATCAATGCAATTATGCAAGGCATGCAATAA
- a CDS encoding MFS transporter, with product MEQSVRKWWVLVTVSLAVFMAMLDITIVNVALPEIQKNFASDFSSLQWVLNAYTLVYAAMLLPVSKLGDIIGRKKVFLLGLAVFVLGSLASGLAGSDLWLNIFRGFQGIGGAAMMSLSLTLVTSSFPERQRGLALGIWSSAVGLAISGGPLIGGALVDSLGWRSIFLVNIPFGLLAIVLGLIFLQESDRNRNGKIDIPGFVLSTALIFTTIFALIQKEMHADYSWTDWHIVSLLGLAVLFLIAFILTERKVKQPMIELSIFRSWSFNGANIAAFVLGAGLYGGFTYLTILMQNFMGYSATETGVKMLLISGFTLVLGPLAGIISGKIGNRWLISGALLIGATGILVLRQMIGVPFEWSYLMPGFVLLGISNALVNPPISNAAMSAVDKRQVGMASGILNVFRQVGISFGVVMLGIQLSEGYNGSLDKPIQAMEDISPEFKNQLLDVFHQAGAFAGSQIFESKQAAAFKAMPGFADMKNIVYSAFNAGMKEVSLFIAVFLVIGAVASAAMISTSKPKKKREGTKLS from the coding sequence GTGGAACAATCGGTTAGAAAATGGTGGGTGCTGGTTACCGTCAGCTTAGCGGTCTTCATGGCGATGCTGGATATTACGATCGTGAATGTGGCTTTACCGGAGATTCAGAAGAATTTCGCCTCCGATTTCTCCAGTCTGCAGTGGGTTTTGAATGCTTATACGCTGGTGTATGCGGCGATGCTGCTGCCGGTCTCGAAACTAGGAGATATCATCGGACGCAAAAAAGTATTTCTGCTCGGATTAGCAGTCTTCGTGCTGGGTTCCCTGGCGAGCGGACTAGCGGGCAGCGACCTGTGGTTGAACATCTTCCGGGGATTCCAGGGGATCGGCGGGGCTGCAATGATGTCCTTGTCGCTGACGCTGGTTACATCTTCTTTTCCTGAGAGGCAAAGAGGGCTGGCCTTAGGCATCTGGAGCAGTGCGGTGGGGCTGGCGATTTCCGGCGGTCCGCTGATTGGCGGCGCGCTAGTGGATAGCTTGGGCTGGCGCTCCATTTTCCTGGTGAATATCCCGTTTGGTCTGCTGGCGATTGTGTTAGGCCTAATCTTTCTTCAGGAAAGTGACCGTAACCGTAACGGTAAAATCGATATTCCCGGATTTGTGCTAAGCACGGCACTTATTTTCACTACAATCTTCGCTCTGATCCAGAAAGAAATGCATGCTGATTATTCGTGGACGGACTGGCATATTGTAAGCCTGTTGGGATTAGCGGTGCTCTTCTTAATCGCCTTTATTCTAACAGAACGGAAAGTGAAGCAGCCGATGATCGAGCTGTCGATTTTCCGGAGTTGGTCGTTTAATGGGGCCAACATTGCGGCGTTTGTGCTGGGGGCCGGGCTGTATGGGGGGTTCACCTACCTGACCATTCTGATGCAGAATTTTATGGGCTACTCCGCTACCGAAACAGGTGTGAAAATGCTGCTGATCAGCGGCTTTACGCTGGTACTCGGTCCGCTCGCGGGCATCATCTCCGGTAAAATCGGCAACCGCTGGCTGATCAGCGGGGCGCTGCTGATTGGGGCGACCGGCATCCTTGTACTCCGGCAGATGATCGGGGTCCCGTTTGAGTGGAGCTACTTAATGCCCGGGTTCGTGCTGCTTGGCATCAGCAATGCGCTCGTCAATCCGCCAATCTCCAATGCGGCCATGAGCGCTGTAGACAAAAGGCAGGTAGGGATGGCCTCCGGCATCCTCAACGTATTCCGCCAGGTCGGGATTTCCTTTGGTGTAGTGATGCTGGGCATTCAGCTTAGCGAAGGCTATAACGGTTCACTGGATAAACCTATCCAGGCGATGGAGGATATCAGCCCCGAATTCAAAAATCAGCTGCTGGATGTATTCCATCAGGCTGGAGCTTTTGCCGGCTCGCAGATTTTCGAGAGTAAACAGGCAGCAGCATTCAAGGCAATGCCAGGCTTTGCGGACATGAAGAATATTGTGTACAGTGCCTTCAATGCAGGGATGAAAGAGGTAAGTTTGTTTATTGCTGTGTTTTTGGTTATTGGGGCGGTTGCGAGTGCTGCGATGATTTCAACAAGCAAACCGAAAAAAAAGCGAGAGGGGACAAAGCTTAGCTAA
- a CDS encoding alpha/beta hydrolase: MEKIIKLSDETELQVGLIGKPGSPVIMLPVAKPSVNGQEAENLRMWGVDPELGQHFIEGLNDTFQALYFDYEGHRLKHPNPDQLTPESIVQDLLTIADEMNVGKFSYYGYSWLALVGLQLAIRTDRLEALIMGGFPPMDGPYQEMLIVTNHTYRQALSNLTLSDTDVQIPADPDPIDWDNIQVKINPAQTKQFVTMYESLTDFRDREIQHLLELPRLAFAGEKDTIVYGDNFGNVTVDIIGALKQNESALTGLGWDVEVVAGQDMDHTKAMQPATVLPLLKPWLIRHLL, translated from the coding sequence GTGGAAAAGATTATTAAATTGTCAGATGAAACAGAGCTGCAGGTGGGTCTCATTGGAAAACCCGGTTCTCCGGTCATTATGCTTCCTGTTGCCAAACCATCCGTAAACGGGCAAGAAGCGGAGAATCTGCGGATGTGGGGAGTAGATCCTGAACTGGGCCAGCATTTCATCGAGGGCCTCAACGATACGTTCCAGGCACTTTACTTCGACTACGAGGGCCACCGGCTCAAGCATCCGAACCCGGACCAGCTTACCCCGGAGAGCATTGTCCAGGACCTGCTGACCATTGCGGATGAAATGAACGTCGGCAAGTTCAGCTACTACGGTTATTCTTGGCTGGCCTTGGTTGGATTGCAATTAGCCATCCGCACTGACAGGCTGGAGGCTTTGATCATGGGCGGTTTCCCGCCAATGGATGGCCCTTATCAGGAAATGCTGATCGTAACCAACCATACGTACCGGCAGGCTTTAAGCAACTTGACTCTCTCAGATACCGATGTACAGATCCCTGCTGATCCGGATCCAATCGATTGGGATAACATCCAGGTGAAGATTAACCCGGCTCAAACGAAACAGTTTGTTACGATGTATGAGAGCTTAACGGATTTCCGTGATCGTGAGATTCAACATCTGCTGGAACTTCCAAGACTCGCTTTTGCTGGAGAAAAGGATACGATTGTGTATGGGGATAACTTCGGCAATGTAACTGTAGATATTATCGGCGCGCTCAAGCAAAATGAGTCTGCATTAACCGGGCTCGGGTGGGATGTAGAAGTCGTAGCGGGACAAGATATGGACCACACCAAAGCTATGCAGCCTGCCACCGTTCTGCCCCTACTGAAGCCTTGGCTGATTAGACATTTGCTGTGA
- a CDS encoding TetR/AcrR family transcriptional regulator, translating into MQNSSGIPSADKHQVTTYAKVKLQHNELLRRNIIESAASIMLKSGPEAVTIRRVAEIMECPTKVIYNLFGSKEGLAKELFLEGCKLLADAFQAVPLQADLKQYFLDLGQAYWDFSKDYSSYYMVMFGGAFSEFKPEEESLQAMVTALQQLTNMISTAIEQGYIAEKDPFIVVNLVWASLHGVIHLYSGGHIQNEATAKMLYDRSLLNLIHTFYGSGR; encoded by the coding sequence ATGCAAAATTCATCCGGTATCCCTTCCGCTGACAAACATCAGGTTACAACCTACGCAAAGGTCAAGCTTCAGCATAATGAACTGTTAAGACGCAACATTATTGAATCCGCTGCATCAATTATGCTGAAATCAGGTCCTGAAGCTGTAACGATCCGCAGAGTAGCTGAAATAATGGAATGTCCCACAAAAGTAATTTATAACCTGTTCGGAAGTAAGGAAGGTCTGGCAAAAGAACTTTTTTTGGAAGGCTGCAAATTGTTAGCTGATGCCTTTCAGGCCGTTCCCCTGCAAGCAGATCTCAAACAATATTTTCTTGACCTTGGGCAAGCCTATTGGGATTTCTCGAAGGATTATTCAAGCTATTATATGGTCATGTTTGGAGGGGCCTTTAGCGAATTCAAACCGGAAGAGGAAAGTTTACAGGCAATGGTAACCGCATTGCAACAACTAACCAACATGATCTCAACAGCCATTGAACAGGGATATATTGCTGAGAAGGACCCCTTTATTGTTGTTAATCTTGTTTGGGCATCGCTGCATGGTGTTATTCACCTGTATTCAGGGGGACATATTCAAAACGAAGCAACAGCAAAAATGCTGTACGACAGATCCCTATTAAACTTAATTCATACGTTTTATGGGAGCGGCCGTTAA
- a CDS encoding helix-turn-helix transcriptional regulator encodes MYTRIRNLREDKDLTQQQMAELLHITQTTYSRYENGNLDLPSAVLITLANFHQVSIDYLLGQTDNPKRNTAK; translated from the coding sequence TTGTACACAAGAATCCGCAATCTGCGCGAAGACAAAGACCTGACACAACAGCAAATGGCTGAGCTACTACATATTACGCAGACTACTTATTCCCGCTACGAAAATGGTAATCTGGATCTTCCAAGTGCTGTTCTGATTACATTAGCCAATTTTCATCAAGTGAGCATCGACTACCTATTAGGGCAGACAGATAACCCCAAGCGCAATACCGCTAAGTAG
- a CDS encoding MerR family DNA-binding transcriptional regulator, which produces METYAPNQIADILQVSTTTLRRYEEQGLIPDVPRTPSNYRYYRPLHLQSFTAIRVLLQGYEIPVVYEAMRLMKQGSMEQALWLLNEQQYQIQIEKQRVEEILTMIRSTDFTRYRNVQLKEQMNIGEAAAIAGVNTSAIRHWEAEGLIRSVRNQDNGFRVFSLAELRKILVISSLRKTVYYFDNMKSLLNNLDTQDNEQIEQSFQLALENLNKRLVIQFKGIAEAVKYLEVWGGEKEG; this is translated from the coding sequence ATGGAGACATATGCCCCAAACCAAATTGCAGATATCTTGCAGGTCAGCACCACAACACTTAGAAGATATGAAGAGCAAGGTCTCATTCCGGATGTACCGAGGACTCCAAGCAATTACCGTTACTATAGACCGTTACACCTGCAGTCGTTCACTGCCATCAGAGTATTATTACAAGGCTATGAGATCCCGGTTGTGTATGAAGCTATGAGATTGATGAAGCAAGGGAGCATGGAACAAGCCCTGTGGCTCTTGAATGAACAGCAATATCAGATTCAAATAGAGAAGCAGCGGGTGGAAGAGATTCTGACGATGATCCGAAGCACGGATTTCACCCGTTACCGCAATGTGCAATTGAAGGAACAGATGAATATAGGAGAAGCAGCCGCGATAGCAGGCGTGAACACTTCAGCGATCCGCCACTGGGAAGCCGAAGGACTCATCCGGTCAGTACGAAACCAGGACAATGGATTCAGAGTGTTCTCCCTGGCCGAGCTGCGCAAAATCCTGGTCATCAGCAGCTTGCGAAAAACCGTCTATTACTTCGACAACATGAAGAGCCTGCTTAATAATCTGGACACGCAGGATAATGAGCAGATCGAGCAGTCTTTTCAGCTGGCGCTGGAAAATCTGAATAAACGGCTTGTCATCCAGTTTAAGGGAATTGCGGAGGCGGTTAAGTATTTGGAGGTTTGGGGTGGGGAGAAGGAAGGGTAA
- a CDS encoding stalk domain-containing protein gives MKKVLSGIMLMFALAMASSPAHAAARNIQIKIDDVVISSDVAAEIRNGHTMVPLRVISENLGARVTGTNSEIILTRNNMQVKLKLNSGNVTKNGESVFLDAKPYLKNNRTMVPLRFLSETFGCQVGYSNSTVTVNSEALVIDQVKIKALQEEYHMIMGGVVQQIEGNAYITAIHDVITDNLGNKVEAPEHYSWTSNIDIPGSYYKERQFDFLDANGKSIKRYDIYTINRSFPEQMLKPYPEGLIHDATSDQWYLFSEAARTLIYQNMDTATKNGFLKIISNTIA, from the coding sequence ATGAAAAAGGTACTTTCAGGAATTATGCTCATGTTTGCATTAGCGATGGCTTCTTCACCTGCTCATGCGGCAGCGAGGAATATTCAAATCAAGATTGACGATGTTGTGATTTCATCCGATGTGGCAGCCGAAATTAGAAACGGTCACACCATGGTACCTCTGCGGGTGATCAGTGAGAATTTAGGCGCAAGGGTCACTGGGACTAACTCGGAAATCATCCTGACGAGAAACAATATGCAAGTGAAATTGAAATTAAACAGCGGTAACGTAACGAAAAATGGAGAGTCTGTTTTTTTGGACGCAAAGCCGTATTTAAAGAATAACCGAACCATGGTTCCGCTTCGTTTTCTTTCAGAAACGTTTGGCTGCCAGGTGGGTTACAGCAATTCTACAGTGACGGTCAATTCTGAAGCTTTGGTTATTGATCAAGTCAAAATAAAAGCATTGCAGGAAGAATATCACATGATCATGGGCGGTGTAGTTCAGCAAATCGAAGGAAATGCATACATTACAGCCATTCATGATGTTATTACTGATAACTTGGGCAACAAGGTCGAAGCTCCTGAACATTATTCGTGGACCTCTAACATTGATATTCCGGGATCTTATTATAAAGAAAGACAATTCGATTTTCTGGACGCGAACGGTAAAAGCATCAAGCGTTATGACATTTACACTATAAACAGATCCTTTCCAGAGCAAATGTTAAAGCCCTATCCAGAAGGCTTAATACATGATGCGACCTCAGACCAATGGTATTTATTCAGCGAGGCAGCGAGAACGCTTATTTATCAAAACATGGATACCGCTACCAAGAACGGGTTCCTGAAAATAATCAGTAATACGATTGCATAG
- a CDS encoding DUF6809 family protein, producing MKIILEDFYYEKLHPNELIKPNNPEILELSQKVMEASQQLKKNLTVQEFQKVEKFLDLQTELNALQAALSFIQGYKIGALKMIEVFSGESEAKE from the coding sequence ATGAAGATTATTCTGGAGGATTTCTACTATGAAAAGCTGCATCCCAATGAGCTAATTAAGCCAAATAATCCGGAAATTCTGGAACTAAGCCAAAAAGTCATGGAAGCATCACAGCAGCTTAAAAAGAACTTAACTGTACAGGAGTTTCAGAAAGTTGAGAAGTTTCTTGATTTGCAAACAGAGTTGAATGCATTGCAAGCTGCATTATCATTTATTCAGGGATATAAAATTGGGGCTTTGAAGATGATTGAAGTTTTTAGTGGAGAAAGTGAAGCTAAAGAATGA
- a CDS encoding metalloregulator ArsR/SmtB family transcription factor, whose translation MGINQDPAKCKKLIEDNIDIEFYRAIFDSVRSELLIFLAANGEMTIGEIAEHFPQNRSVISRHLDYMNRYKIVQRRKEGREVYYTANREFIVDTFTETANNMKALMNLLQ comes from the coding sequence ATGGGAATCAATCAGGACCCGGCGAAATGTAAAAAGTTAATCGAAGACAATATCGACATTGAATTTTACAGGGCGATATTCGATTCCGTGCGAAGCGAGCTGCTGATCTTCCTGGCTGCCAACGGAGAGATGACGATCGGGGAGATTGCCGAGCATTTCCCGCAGAACCGGTCCGTGATATCCCGCCATCTGGATTATATGAACCGGTACAAGATTGTCCAGCGCAGGAAGGAAGGCCGGGAAGTGTATTATACAGCCAACCGGGAGTTTATTGTCGATACGTTTACCGAGACAGCGAATAATATGAAAGCACTCATGAATCTGCTGCAGTAG